Proteins encoded within one genomic window of Macrotis lagotis isolate mMagLag1 chromosome 3, bilby.v1.9.chrom.fasta, whole genome shotgun sequence:
- the SOD3 gene encoding extracellular superoxide dismutase [Cu-Zn] isoform X1 encodes MLWKMTRSPVILMMLSTLSATIILATCVTCATMELDEEEFNLKREEQINDIQKKVSDLWQRFIYLKPVTSGSDNHTVYATCQVKPSSTLEGNKSQVTGQVLFKQLYPDGKMEVFFDLNGFPVDTRNASGRAIHIHKFGDLSNGCDGTSSHYNPHEEAHPLHPGDFGNFIVKDGKIRKFRVNVSASLFGPYSVLGRAIVVHEQEDDLGKGGNKGSLEHGNAGKRLACCVIGICGPELWNKKALDNAARKKRRRESEHKTA; translated from the coding sequence atctccagtcatcctcatgATGCTTTCAACCCTGAGTGCCACCATTATCCTGGCCACTTGTGTGACCTGTGCCACAATGGAGCTAGATGAGGAAGAGTTCAACTTGAAGAGGGAAGAACAGATCAATGATATCCAGAAAAAAGTCAGCGACCTTTGGCAGAGGTTCATCTATCTAAAACCAGTCACCTCAGGCAGTGACAACCACACTGTCTATGCCACCTGCCAGGTAAAACCTTCTTCTACTTTGGAGGGCAATAAATCCCAAGTGACAGGGCAAGTCCTATTTAAACAACTCTACCCAGATGGAAAGATGGAGGTCTTCTTTGATCTGAATGGGTTTCCAGTAGATACCAGGAATGCCTCTGGCAGGGCTATTCATATCCACAAGTTTGGGGACCTCAGTAATGGCTGTGATGGAACCTCCAGTCACTATAACCCCCATGAGGAAGCACACCCTCTCCACCCAGGGGACTTTGGGAACTTCATTGTGAAAGATGGCAAGATCAGAAAGTTTCGAGTCAATGTTTCAGCTTCTCTCTTTGGGCCCTACTCTGTCCTGGGCAGGGCCATTGTAGTTCATGAGCAAGAGGATGACCTTGGCAAAGGTGGCAACAAGGGCAGCCTGGAGCATGGCAATGCTGGGAAGCGTCTGGCCTGTTGTGTCATTGGCATCTGTGGACCAGAGCTCTGGAACAAGAAGGCTTTGGACAATGCTGCTCGGAAAAAGAGGAGGCGAGAAAGTGAACATAAAACTGCCTGA
- the SOD3 gene encoding extracellular superoxide dismutase [Cu-Zn] isoform X2 → MMLSTLSATIILATCVTCATMELDEEEFNLKREEQINDIQKKVSDLWQRFIYLKPVTSGSDNHTVYATCQVKPSSTLEGNKSQVTGQVLFKQLYPDGKMEVFFDLNGFPVDTRNASGRAIHIHKFGDLSNGCDGTSSHYNPHEEAHPLHPGDFGNFIVKDGKIRKFRVNVSASLFGPYSVLGRAIVVHEQEDDLGKGGNKGSLEHGNAGKRLACCVIGICGPELWNKKALDNAARKKRRRESEHKTA, encoded by the coding sequence atgATGCTTTCAACCCTGAGTGCCACCATTATCCTGGCCACTTGTGTGACCTGTGCCACAATGGAGCTAGATGAGGAAGAGTTCAACTTGAAGAGGGAAGAACAGATCAATGATATCCAGAAAAAAGTCAGCGACCTTTGGCAGAGGTTCATCTATCTAAAACCAGTCACCTCAGGCAGTGACAACCACACTGTCTATGCCACCTGCCAGGTAAAACCTTCTTCTACTTTGGAGGGCAATAAATCCCAAGTGACAGGGCAAGTCCTATTTAAACAACTCTACCCAGATGGAAAGATGGAGGTCTTCTTTGATCTGAATGGGTTTCCAGTAGATACCAGGAATGCCTCTGGCAGGGCTATTCATATCCACAAGTTTGGGGACCTCAGTAATGGCTGTGATGGAACCTCCAGTCACTATAACCCCCATGAGGAAGCACACCCTCTCCACCCAGGGGACTTTGGGAACTTCATTGTGAAAGATGGCAAGATCAGAAAGTTTCGAGTCAATGTTTCAGCTTCTCTCTTTGGGCCCTACTCTGTCCTGGGCAGGGCCATTGTAGTTCATGAGCAAGAGGATGACCTTGGCAAAGGTGGCAACAAGGGCAGCCTGGAGCATGGCAATGCTGGGAAGCGTCTGGCCTGTTGTGTCATTGGCATCTGTGGACCAGAGCTCTGGAACAAGAAGGCTTTGGACAATGCTGCTCGGAAAAAGAGGAGGCGAGAAAGTGAACATAAAACTGCCTGA